In Anaerolineales bacterium, one DNA window encodes the following:
- a CDS encoding DinB family protein, whose translation MEFQRLYEELTHSTEMIRALLAGVGGEEARVKPNPDSWSILEVTCHLHDEEREDFREHLDCILHRQNEEWHSIDPLGWVASRKYNEQNFGEMKGKFFMEREKSLDWLKTLSKTDWETTYTSQFGSMKAGDMFAAWSAHDNLHIRQLVELRRSLIERITQPYDIHYAGDW comes from the coding sequence ATGGAATTCCAGAGACTTTATGAGGAACTTACCCACAGCACGGAAATGATTCGGGCTTTGCTGGCAGGCGTCGGCGGGGAGGAGGCGCGGGTAAAGCCCAATCCCGATTCGTGGTCAATTCTCGAAGTCACCTGCCATCTGCACGACGAGGAGCGCGAGGATTTTCGTGAGCATTTGGATTGCATCCTGCATCGCCAGAACGAGGAGTGGCATTCCATAGACCCGCTGGGCTGGGTTGCTTCGAGAAAATATAACGAACAAAACTTTGGGGAAATGAAGGGAAAGTTTTTTATGGAGCGCGAAAAATCGCTGGATTGGCTCAAGACCTTATCCAAAACGGATTGGGAAACAACCTACACATCCCAATTCGGCTCGATGAAGGCGGGGGATATGTTCGCGGCCTGGTCGGCACATGACAACCTGCACATCCGCCAGCTGGTGGAATTACGACGAAGTTTGATCGAGAGAATCACCCAGCCTTACGACATCCATTATGCGGGTGATTGGTAG
- a CDS encoding PIG-L deacetylase family protein — MNFFGKKVLFLGAHPDDIEIGCGALIHHIVKQTDILCVTLSDNQKNPELIQVKGEHIRSMKVLGLPEERILFGPFNTRVFPDSRQDILEYFLKLRRDFKPDLIFVHSKQDVHQDHNTMTEEALRAFRGITVLGFDVVRSSYGFFPHFLVEVTEEDVSKKIEALSEYETYKDRYYFNSELTRAIMVRHGALAEVPFAEGFDILRIVGKFGN; from the coding sequence ATGAACTTCTTCGGCAAAAAAGTCCTCTTCCTCGGTGCGCACCCGGATGATATTGAGATCGGGTGCGGTGCCTTGATCCATCACATTGTCAAACAGACGGACATTCTGTGTGTGACGCTGTCTGACAACCAAAAAAATCCCGAACTGATACAGGTAAAGGGCGAGCACATCCGGTCCATGAAAGTACTCGGCCTGCCGGAAGAAAGGATTTTGTTCGGGCCGTTCAACACACGTGTCTTTCCCGACTCGCGGCAGGACATCCTTGAATATTTCCTTAAACTCCGCAGGGATTTCAAACCCGACCTGATCTTTGTGCATTCGAAGCAGGATGTGCATCAAGATCACAACACCATGACCGAGGAAGCCCTGCGCGCATTCCGCGGGATCACCGTGCTCGGCTTTGACGTGGTGCGCTCCTCTTATGGTTTCTTCCCGCATTTTCTTGTGGAAGTGACGGAAGAGGATGTGAGCAAGAAGATCGAAGCGCTTTCCGAGTATGAAACCTATAAAGACCGCTATTATTTCAACAGCGAGTTGACGCGCGCCATCATGGTGCGCCACGGCGCGCTGGCGGAGGTGCCGTTCGCAGAGGGATTTGATATATTGAGGATCGTCGGTAAATTCGGGAACTAG
- a CDS encoding class I SAM-dependent methyltransferase, which yields MEINYQETSQDLLTRIDIHEKYGSANIDVWTTDLLKPQAGMKILDVGCGAGKLSFLFNEYTKGGADISGGDFSEELLDKARTKNMEIGAKIDFQFLDFNKPFNFADNTFHLCTSAFAIYYASDLDFTFGEAYRVLVPGGRLFVSGPLPENKQMFYDIIKEATGAEIPPMPGSSRFKSDIFKTIDGIFARTELHKFENHLTFPKVTPFIDYVRASLSEDRKLWTSMFNGKDEYEALIGRIQAVAQKWFDRDNKLVMTKVVGGILATK from the coding sequence ATGGAAATTAATTATCAGGAAACCAGCCAGGACCTGCTCACCCGTATCGACATTCACGAAAAATACGGCTCCGCCAATATCGACGTCTGGACCACCGATCTGCTCAAACCGCAGGCGGGCATGAAGATTTTGGATGTTGGCTGTGGTGCAGGGAAACTCAGTTTCCTTTTCAACGAATATACCAAGGGCGGCGCGGATATCAGTGGCGGTGATTTCTCGGAGGAACTGCTGGACAAAGCCCGCACAAAGAACATGGAAATCGGCGCAAAAATTGACTTTCAGTTTTTGGATTTCAACAAGCCGTTCAACTTTGCAGACAATACCTTCCACCTGTGCACCAGCGCCTTCGCCATCTACTACGCCTCCGATCTGGACTTTACATTTGGCGAGGCCTACCGTGTGCTTGTCCCCGGCGGACGGCTTTTCGTCTCCGGCCCCTTGCCCGAGAACAAGCAGATGTTCTATGACATCATCAAGGAAGCCACAGGCGCGGAAATCCCACCCATGCCCGGTTCTTCACGCTTCAAGAGTGATATCTTTAAAACAATTGATGGTATCTTTGCCAGGACCGAACTGCACAAGTTCGAAAACCACCTCACCTTCCCCAAAGTCACGCCGTTCATTGACTATGTCCGCGCTTCACTGAGTGAAGACCGCAAACTGTGGACATCCATGTTCAACGGCAAGGATGAATATGAGGCCCTGATCGGCAGGATCCAGGCCGTTGCCCAAAAATGGTTCGACCGCGATAACAAATTGGTGATGACCAAGGTCGTCGGCGGAATTCTGGCAACGAAATAA
- the hisS gene encoding histidine--tRNA ligase, whose translation MANKINPVKGTREFYPEQMALRNFMYGKVRAASRAFGYQEYDGPFIEPIDLYAAKSGEELVKKQSFTFQDRGGDFVTLRPELTPSLARMIAAKQGELTYPVRWWSFGPFWRYEQPQKGRSREFFQWNIDMLGVDSPEADAELIAVAATFLRSVGLNPQLATIFVNNRRLMDSEFDALQIAAGKRLDISNLVDRRSKMEPAKWDEYALELGLTQAQLDGLKDILGNFDLWRKSDDLIRLFTALEALGVKEYVKFDPNIVRGLMYYTGTVFEAFETSGSVRRAILGGGRYDNLLADVGGQALPATGFAMGDVVAGIILQENNLVPEFIPTPALALVTVFDESMWMKSFELAAKLRNAGLDVMVYPEPARLQKQFKFADRMKIKIALTIGPDEAADNSVAVKNLINSEQVIVRWEAVEDTIKAIMNA comes from the coding sequence ATGGCGAACAAGATAAACCCTGTCAAAGGGACACGCGAATTTTACCCCGAGCAGATGGCGCTGCGAAATTTCATGTATGGAAAAGTCAGGGCCGCATCGCGGGCTTTTGGCTATCAGGAGTATGACGGTCCTTTCATTGAGCCGATCGACCTGTACGCAGCGAAATCCGGCGAGGAACTCGTCAAGAAGCAGTCATTCACGTTTCAAGACCGCGGAGGGGATTTTGTCACACTTCGGCCTGAACTCACACCAAGCCTTGCGCGGATGATTGCGGCGAAACAGGGTGAGTTGACCTATCCCGTGCGCTGGTGGTCGTTCGGTCCGTTCTGGCGCTACGAACAGCCGCAAAAGGGGCGCTCGCGTGAATTCTTCCAATGGAATATTGACATGCTTGGAGTTGACTCGCCGGAGGCGGATGCGGAGCTCATCGCCGTCGCGGCGACATTCCTGCGCTCAGTCGGCCTCAACCCTCAGCTTGCCACCATTTTTGTCAACAATCGACGCCTGATGGATTCTGAATTCGACGCCTTGCAGATTGCTGCGGGGAAACGCCTTGACATCTCGAATTTGGTGGATCGGCGCTCCAAGATGGAGCCCGCCAAATGGGATGAGTACGCGCTCGAATTGGGTTTGACCCAGGCGCAATTGGATGGCTTGAAGGACATTCTTGGTAATTTTGATTTGTGGAGGAAAAGCGATGATCTGATCCGCCTCTTCACAGCCCTGGAAGCACTGGGCGTGAAGGAATATGTCAAATTCGACCCGAACATTGTGCGCGGACTTATGTATTACACGGGCACGGTTTTTGAAGCTTTTGAGACCAGTGGTTCGGTGCGGCGCGCGATTTTGGGTGGCGGGCGCTACGATAACCTGCTGGCGGATGTGGGTGGCCAGGCTCTTCCGGCGACCGGATTTGCCATGGGTGATGTGGTGGCGGGCATCATTTTGCAGGAAAACAATCTTGTGCCTGAATTCATCCCAACGCCTGCCCTGGCACTGGTGACGGTGTTCGACGAATCCATGTGGATGAAGTCATTTGAACTGGCGGCGAAGTTACGGAATGCCGGCTTGGACGTGATGGTCTATCCTGAACCTGCCAGGCTGCAAAAGCAGTTCAAGTTTGCCGACAGGATGAAAATCAAGATTGCCTTGACAATTGGACCTGATGAGGCGGCGGATAATTCTGTGGCGGTGAAAAATCTCATAAACAGCGAACAGGTCATTGTCCGCTGGGAAGCGGTGGAGGATACCATTAAGGCAATCATGAATGCCTGA
- a CDS encoding GNAT family N-acetyltransferase, giving the protein MPEIRPVNKENWVTLIDLNVRDDQKGFVASNLYSIAQSQFGDEYEGHWDFHPFGIYDGDRPVGFLMYALNFKHPRHQAFVQRLMVDEKFQGRGYGRFGMEAMLEIFRADGRIKAVGISYEPENEGARTLYASLGFVETGEVVEGEAVAILRL; this is encoded by the coding sequence ATGCCTGAGATTCGTCCTGTTAACAAGGAGAATTGGGTGACCCTGATCGATCTGAACGTGCGGGACGATCAGAAGGGTTTTGTTGCATCCAATTTGTATTCCATTGCGCAATCTCAATTTGGCGATGAATATGAAGGTCATTGGGATTTTCATCCTTTTGGGATCTATGACGGTGACAGGCCGGTTGGTTTTTTAATGTACGCACTTAATTTCAAACATCCCCGGCATCAGGCTTTCGTTCAGCGCTTGATGGTCGATGAAAAATTTCAAGGCAGGGGCTATGGACGCTTTGGGATGGAGGCGATGCTCGAAATTTTCCGCGCCGACGGGCGGATTAAGGCGGTTGGTATAAGTTACGAACCGGAAAACGAAGGTGCGCGAACGTTGTATGCCAGTTTGGGGTTTGTGGAGACGGGAGAGGTTGTTGAAGGGGAGGCGGTCGCGATATTGAGGTTGTGA
- a CDS encoding polyphosphate kinase 2 family protein — protein sequence MKQYLVEPGRKVKLTEQDPGGTGDFKGGKTGGLREAQKLNEELQSLQELLYAEGKHKVLVVLQAMDTGGKDGAIRRVFEGVNPQGVKVASFKVPTAKELSHDYLWRIHQVMPANGEMVIFNRSHYEDVLVVRVRNLVPKEVWSKRYDQINDFERMLAENGTTILKFFLHISKDEQKERLQARLDDPTKHWKFSLGDLEERKLWDDYQQAYEDAINKNSTDYAPWYVVPANRKWYRDLVISTILVETLKGLKMDYPKPKDNLQGVVVE from the coding sequence ATGAAACAATATCTGGTTGAACCGGGCAGGAAAGTCAAACTTACGGAGCAGGATCCGGGCGGCACGGGGGATTTCAAGGGCGGCAAGACGGGCGGCTTGAGGGAAGCTCAGAAGTTAAACGAAGAATTGCAGTCGCTGCAGGAATTGTTGTACGCGGAAGGCAAGCATAAAGTGCTTGTCGTTTTGCAGGCGATGGACACGGGCGGCAAGGATGGCGCGATCCGCCGCGTGTTCGAGGGGGTGAATCCGCAGGGTGTCAAGGTGGCAAGTTTCAAGGTGCCAACGGCGAAGGAACTGTCGCATGATTATTTGTGGCGGATTCACCAAGTCATGCCCGCGAACGGCGAGATGGTGATCTTCAACCGCAGTCATTACGAGGACGTGTTGGTGGTGCGTGTGCGGAATCTCGTGCCGAAGGAAGTGTGGTCGAAGCGCTACGACCAGATCAACGATTTCGAGCGGATGCTGGCGGAGAACGGCACGACGATCCTGAAATTCTTCCTGCATATCAGCAAGGACGAGCAAAAGGAACGCCTGCAAGCCCGCCTCGACGACCCGACCAAGCATTGGAAGTTCAGCCTCGGTGACCTCGAGGAACGCAAACTGTGGGACGATTACCAGCAAGCCTATGAGGACGCCATCAACAAGAACAGCACAGACTATGCACCGTGGTATGTCGTCCCTGCGAACCGCAAATGGTACCGCGACCTGGTCATTTCGACCATTTTGGTGGAAACATTGAAAGGCTTGAAAATGGACTATCCCAAGCCGAAGGATAATCTCCAAGGCGTTGTGGTCGAGTAA
- a CDS encoding glycogen/starch synthase, with the protein MPKTINVLFLAAEADPFVKVGGLGDVAGSLPRALRALSTDDLKLDVRLVLPYHPVVKADNLKPLGMFSISRGDSEVAVEAFESVLDGMPVYIINGDPIRTSGSVYSLDAALDAEKYTFFSLAALALARQVNWLPDVVHANDWHTAASLYGSLTKRWEEGARHVAGVITLHNLPFMGPDVSAILDSYGVKLAQTDLPDWARVMPLPLGLWASDAIVAVSPTYGREILTPEFGCGLDEFLQTRRETISGVLNGIDVASFNPADDSALGVNFDIDSLQKRAANKGLLQERLGLSHDPGIPLLAVVSRMDVQKGVDLAFTALKSMKKVNFQAVVLGTGDPKLEEAARTLHELFPDKIKIELRYDAGLARQIYAAADMLLMPSRYEPCGLSQMIAMRYGCVPVVRAAGGLNDTVKHNETGFVFEKAHHMSLASAVKAGIKIFADKEKWRSIQRAGMAQDFSWENSAREYLKLYLSLVK; encoded by the coding sequence ATGCCTAAAACCATCAATGTTCTTTTCCTTGCGGCGGAAGCCGACCCCTTTGTGAAGGTCGGCGGACTTGGGGATGTGGCGGGTTCCCTGCCGCGTGCCTTGCGCGCTCTTTCCACGGATGACCTGAAACTGGATGTGCGGCTGGTACTGCCGTATCACCCGGTCGTAAAGGCGGATAATCTCAAGCCGTTGGGAATGTTCTCGATTTCGCGCGGCGATTCCGAGGTCGCAGTGGAGGCGTTCGAATCCGTTTTAGACGGCATGCCCGTTTATATCATCAACGGCGACCCGATCCGCACAAGCGGTTCCGTTTACTCCCTCGATGCAGCCCTGGATGCTGAAAAATATACGTTCTTCTCGCTTGCCGCACTGGCATTGGCAAGGCAGGTCAACTGGCTGCCGGACGTTGTCCACGCGAATGATTGGCACACCGCCGCAAGCCTTTATGGATCCCTGACCAAACGCTGGGAGGAGGGTGCGCGCCATGTGGCCGGTGTGATCACGCTGCACAACCTGCCGTTCATGGGTCCCGATGTCAGTGCGATCCTTGATAGTTATGGAGTAAAACTCGCGCAGACCGACCTGCCTGATTGGGCGCGCGTGATGCCCCTGCCGCTGGGCTTGTGGGCCTCGGATGCGATCGTGGCGGTTTCGCCGACCTATGGACGTGAGATCCTCACGCCTGAATTTGGATGCGGCTTGGATGAATTTTTACAGACCCGACGCGAAACGATCAGCGGTGTGTTGAATGGGATCGATGTTGCCTCCTTCAACCCTGCGGATGACTCCGCCCTGGGTGTAAATTTTGACATTGACTCGCTCCAAAAGCGTGCCGCAAACAAGGGATTGTTGCAGGAAAGGCTTGGCTTGTCGCACGATCCTGGGATTCCCCTGCTTGCGGTTGTTTCGCGCATGGACGTGCAAAAAGGCGTCGACCTTGCCTTCACCGCCTTGAAAAGCATGAAGAAGGTCAATTTTCAGGCGGTGGTTTTGGGGACAGGTGATCCGAAGCTCGAAGAGGCGGCACGTACTCTGCATGAATTATTCCCTGATAAGATAAAAATTGAACTGCGGTACGATGCCGGGCTTGCCCGCCAGATCTACGCCGCTGCGGATATGCTCTTGATGCCCTCGCGCTACGAACCGTGCGGTCTTTCGCAAATGATCGCCATGCGGTATGGATGTGTGCCTGTCGTGCGTGCTGCCGGCGGCCTGAATGACACGGTCAAGCACAACGAAACCGGGTTCGTTTTCGAGAAGGCCCATCACATGTCTTTGGCGAGTGCGGTCAAGGCGGGAATCAAGATATTTGCCGACAAGGAAAAATGGCGGAGTATCCAGCGCGCGGGCATGGCGCAGGATTTTTCGTGGGAAAACTCGGCGCGCGAATATCTTAAACTCTATTTGTCCCTGGTGAAATGA
- the malQ gene encoding 4-alpha-glucanotransferase translates to MAFTRSSGILLHPSSLPGPYGIGDLGPQCRSFIDWLASAGCKLWQILPLGPTGYGDSPYQCFSAFAGNPYLLSPDELLADGLLTNDDLDALKDLPASFVDFGLIIPKKLDLLQKAFTRFQASPESLRGSFDDFCAENASWLDDFALFMALKDANGGGAWNGWPEALRSRKKSALTKARQELAESIMRHAFYQFLFFRQWNKVRAYANEKGIQIIGDIPIFVAYDSADVWAHPGLFFLDEYSNPTVVAGVPPDAFSATGQLWGNPLYNWKIHKKEGYAWWLSRVHASLKFMDVLRFDHFRGFAGYYEIPAEDTTAENGRWVPGPGRDFFRAVQVYLSDGLVPPGSGLPIIAEDLGVVTPDVVELLEAFDLPGMKVLQFAFSGPDNLFLPHNYVPNCVAYTGTHDNDTAFGWFAAAPQHEREFAKRYLGVDGNDFAWDLIRAVWKSVAVLAITPMQDLLGLGGEARMNFPSKLGGNWEWRMKEGDLHGDLAAGLRDLNWLSNR, encoded by the coding sequence ATGGCATTTACACGTTCCTCCGGCATCCTTCTGCATCCATCCAGCCTGCCCGGCCCGTACGGCATCGGCGATCTCGGCCCGCAATGCCGCAGTTTCATAGACTGGCTTGCATCCGCCGGATGCAAGCTCTGGCAGATTCTGCCGCTGGGCCCCACGGGTTATGGCGATTCTCCGTATCAATGTTTTTCCGCGTTTGCTGGGAATCCCTATTTATTAAGCCCGGATGAACTGCTTGCGGACGGACTGTTGACTAATGACGATTTGGATGCGTTAAAGGACCTGCCCGCCTCATTCGTGGACTTTGGCCTGATCATTCCCAAAAAACTTGACCTTTTGCAAAAGGCATTTACCCGCTTCCAGGCCTCGCCTGAGAGTTTGCGCGGTTCATTCGACGATTTCTGTGCTGAAAACGCCTCCTGGCTGGACGACTTTGCCCTCTTCATGGCGTTGAAGGATGCCAATGGCGGAGGAGCATGGAACGGGTGGCCTGAAGCGCTGCGTTCGAGGAAAAAATCGGCATTGACCAAAGCCAGGCAGGAACTGGCTGAAAGCATTATGCGGCATGCCTTTTATCAATTCCTCTTTTTCAGGCAGTGGAACAAGGTCCGTGCATATGCAAATGAAAAGGGGATTCAGATCATTGGGGATATCCCGATCTTCGTCGCGTATGACTCGGCGGATGTGTGGGCGCATCCCGGATTATTCTTCCTCGATGAATACAGCAATCCAACCGTTGTGGCGGGCGTCCCGCCGGATGCGTTTTCGGCGACAGGCCAACTGTGGGGCAATCCGCTTTACAATTGGAAGATCCACAAAAAAGAGGGCTATGCCTGGTGGCTTTCGCGCGTGCATGCATCCCTGAAATTTATGGACGTCCTGCGCTTCGACCACTTCCGCGGCTTTGCAGGCTACTACGAAATTCCAGCCGAAGATACCACTGCTGAGAACGGACGCTGGGTGCCCGGCCCCGGCAGGGACTTTTTCCGCGCCGTGCAAGTGTATCTAAGCGATGGCTTGGTCCCGCCCGGCAGCGGTCTGCCCATTATTGCAGAGGATTTGGGCGTAGTAACTCCGGATGTGGTCGAATTGCTCGAAGCCTTCGATCTGCCCGGCATGAAGGTCCTGCAGTTTGCTTTTTCAGGACCCGATAACCTCTTCCTGCCGCATAATTATGTCCCCAATTGTGTGGCATACACCGGGACACATGACAACGACACTGCCTTTGGCTGGTTCGCTGCGGCGCCGCAGCACGAACGCGAGTTTGCCAAACGCTATCTCGGTGTGGACGGTAACGACTTTGCCTGGGATTTGATCCGCGCGGTCTGGAAATCCGTGGCGGTCCTTGCCATCACGCCCATGCAGGATCTGCTCGGCCTTGGCGGCGAGGCGCGCATGAACTTCCCCAGCAAACTGGGCGGCAACTGGGAATGGCGCATGAAGGAGGGTGATCTGCATGGAGACCTTGCGGCGGGACTTCGGGATTTGAATTGGTTGTCGAACAGATAA
- a CDS encoding NAD(P)H-hydrate dehydratase: MKLVTVTQMRAIEKEADASGVSYAQMMQNAGRGLAEVVHALGQENGWDEVTGIVGSGNNGGDTLVALAWLAEAGWRTHAYLVNRTLDDELIVQYQSVGGGLRESKGDENDEILNALLEQSDVLLDGLLGTGVKLPLKKEAARLLEKINLGISTIDPPPFIVAVDCPSGVDCDTGEAADETIPADLTITMAAVKRGLLKLPAYELTGELQTIGIGLPDEMDAWNAIQIEAADWDMVSALLPERSPASHKGTFGTAFVVAGSASYIGAALLAGTAAYRIGAGLVTMAIPEPLHAALAGHLPEATWVLLPHENGFISQAAADMVLQNLDRATALLVGPGLGDSLSTGTFIEGLLPSIQIPLVVDADGLRHMSRIKNWHQKILAPAVLTPHPGEMSALTGLSKDEIQNDRVAIAGRYAREWGHIVVLKGAFTVIAALDGHTTIIPVATPALARAGTGDVLAGLIVGLLAQGLAPFDAAIAGAFIHAQAGLLAAESLGTTASVLASDVLDAIPDVIAELE, from the coding sequence ATGAAACTGGTTACTGTTACTCAAATGCGCGCCATCGAAAAGGAAGCCGACGCCAGCGGCGTTTCCTATGCTCAAATGATGCAAAACGCCGGGCGCGGGCTGGCGGAAGTTGTCCATGCGTTGGGGCAGGAGAACGGCTGGGATGAGGTCACGGGTATCGTCGGTTCCGGCAATAATGGCGGTGATACGCTTGTCGCGCTTGCGTGGCTTGCGGAAGCAGGTTGGCGCACACACGCATACCTGGTTAACCGCACGTTGGACGATGAACTGATCGTACAATACCAGTCTGTGGGCGGCGGGCTGCGCGAATCCAAAGGCGATGAAAATGACGAAATCCTCAATGCCCTTCTTGAGCAGTCCGATGTCCTTTTGGATGGATTGCTTGGGACCGGGGTCAAGCTTCCGCTTAAGAAAGAAGCGGCGCGTCTCCTTGAAAAAATAAATCTTGGCATTTCCACGATAGATCCACCGCCTTTCATTGTCGCAGTGGATTGTCCCTCCGGTGTGGATTGCGATACGGGGGAGGCCGCCGATGAGACCATCCCCGCCGACCTTACGATCACAATGGCGGCGGTCAAGCGGGGGCTGTTGAAACTGCCCGCCTATGAATTGACAGGTGAACTGCAAACAATCGGGATCGGCTTGCCCGATGAGATGGATGCGTGGAACGCGATCCAAATCGAAGCAGCGGATTGGGATATGGTTTCTGCGCTTCTGCCGGAACGAAGTCCCGCCTCCCACAAAGGGACGTTTGGTACGGCTTTCGTGGTGGCTGGTTCGGCATCGTATATTGGTGCGGCTTTGCTGGCTGGGACTGCCGCCTATCGCATTGGCGCAGGTCTGGTTACGATGGCAATTCCCGAACCGCTGCACGCCGCGCTTGCCGGTCACCTGCCCGAAGCGACCTGGGTCTTGCTCCCTCACGAAAACGGATTTATTTCACAAGCTGCCGCCGACATGGTTCTGCAAAATCTAGATCGCGCCACCGCTTTGCTGGTCGGACCTGGCCTTGGTGATAGTTTGTCAACAGGGACGTTTATCGAAGGCTTGCTGCCCTCCATTCAAATCCCTCTGGTCGTGGATGCGGATGGATTGCGCCATATGTCTCGCATCAAGAATTGGCATCAAAAAATATTAGCACCTGCCGTGCTGACGCCGCATCCCGGCGAGATGTCCGCATTGACGGGGTTATCAAAGGATGAAATTCAAAATGACCGTGTAGCGATCGCCGGCAGGTATGCGAGGGAATGGGGGCATATCGTCGTTTTGAAAGGTGCATTTACCGTCATCGCCGCGCTGGATGGACATACCACCATCATCCCGGTGGCTACACCTGCCCTCGCCCGCGCCGGCACCGGTGACGTGCTGGCCGGCTTGATCGTTGGTCTGCTCGCGCAGGGACTTGCTCCCTTCGACGCTGCGATTGCCGGTGCGTTCATCCACGCCCAGGCGGGATTGCTTGCTGCCGAATCTCTTGGCACGACCGCCTCGGTGCTGGCAAGCGATGTGTTGGATGCCATCCCCGATGTGATCGCGGAGTTGGAATGA
- a CDS encoding winged helix-turn-helix domain-containing protein, protein MEERRLEGGRLLKAGKMSKAEISRHLGVSRATVGQWARIIETKGMRGLQKRKAAGSEPKLSNPQKQSLKRKLERGALANGYPTDRWTLDRVQKLIKREFDVTYHPNYLNRLLRKLGFSPQKPMPQAIEQEKELVEAWLLGDWPRIKKVTSSQSKNRILG, encoded by the coding sequence ATGGAAGAAAGACGGCTTGAAGGTGGACGGCTGTTGAAAGCTGGAAAAATGTCAAAAGCCGAAATCTCAAGACACCTCGGAGTAAGCCGGGCCACGGTCGGCCAATGGGCCAGAATCATAGAAACAAAAGGTATGCGCGGACTCCAAAAAAGAAAAGCGGCTGGTAGCGAGCCGAAGTTGAGTAATCCACAAAAGCAAAGCTTAAAGAGGAAGCTGGAACGAGGGGCTTTGGCGAATGGATATCCAACTGATCGCTGGACATTGGACCGTGTCCAAAAATTGATCAAAAGAGAATTTGATGTCACTTATCATCCGAATTACCTCAATCGATTGTTGCGCAAACTAGGTTTCAGTCCACAAAAGCCAATGCCACAGGCTATTGAACAGGAAAAAGAGTTAGTGGAAGCTTGGTTGCTAGGAGATTGGCCAAGGATAAAAAAAGTCACATCGTCTCAAAGCAAAAATCGTATTTTGGGATGA
- a CDS encoding transposase: MATTWARTGKRPVFRRVTKDRRALSTAVALTLTGKIYKKCFEGSIKSDNLIEALEHLRRQVPGKIILIWDRARIHLSKLTKAYLCQHPEIMIEELPAYAPQLNPEEYCHGNVKQHLRNARPTSKEEIRSMLDRGFARLRRRPDLLLGFFHAAGLSVRQLQLT; the protein is encoded by the coding sequence TTGGCTACGACGTGGGCTCGGACTGGCAAGAGACCCGTTTTTCGACGGGTAACCAAAGATCGTCGAGCGCTATCGACAGCCGTAGCGCTGACACTTACAGGCAAGATCTACAAGAAATGTTTTGAAGGTTCGATAAAAAGCGATAACTTGATTGAGGCACTTGAACACCTCCGTAGGCAGGTACCTGGAAAAATCATCTTGATCTGGGATCGAGCCCGTATTCATCTTAGCAAGCTCACCAAAGCTTATCTCTGCCAGCATCCTGAGATCATGATTGAAGAGTTACCTGCTTACGCTCCACAGCTCAATCCGGAAGAGTATTGTCACGGAAATGTTAAACAACATCTCAGAAATGCTCGTCCAACTTCTAAAGAGGAGATTCGCTCAATGCTTGATCGTGGTTTTGCTCGCTTGCGTCGTCGACCAGACTTACTTCTTGGCTTCTTTCATGCCGCCGGTCTTTCTGTTAGGCAACTTCAGTTAACCTGA